Part of the Paenibacillus kyungheensis genome, CAACCTGAAACATGGTATTTGCAAGCTGGTGATTTGTTAGTCATCCATCCAAATGTTGAACTACAACTTTCCTATAGTGAAGTTGGCTTTTTACATATCATCACTTGTGAGCGTTATGAATTAATGAATGATTATACCGATCGGATGAGTTATGAATTAAGTTATGAAAGTCTGCCTGAACATGGAGCGATTGTACATCCTCAGGATGAACGTTTGTTTATGTTGATTCAGGAGATCGCTCAATATATGAATCAAGATATCGATCATACTCATGTGATCTTGCATGAATTGTTACAACTTCTCAGCAGTTTGAATGATTATCGTCATCACAAATGCTTAAATCGTTCGATGCAACAGGTGGCTAGTTATATTAGATATGCATCAGAACAGCTACTGACTCGTGAAAATGTAGCGGCACAGACCCGATTGCATCCGCATTACTTTTCCGAAGTATTCAAAAAAGAAATCGGATACACCTTTTCTGATTATCTAGCGATCTGGCGTATGAACAAAGCCAAAGAGCAATTGTTATGCACAGATCATACTTTGCATCATATCGCCGAGCAGATCGGATACAGTGATGGTATTTATTTAAGTAAAAAGTTCCGTTCATTTACAGGGATGACACCCGGTACATTTAGAGCACGTAAAGGAACAGCTCGTGTAGCTTCATTTCCATTTGCAGGAACATTGTTAGCGTTAGGAATAACGCCAGTAGTCACGGCGCTAGAGATCAATCAATACTCGATGTTAATAGAAGAAGAATTATCGTCAGTCCCGATCTGGCATATTAACAAAGGGGACAATCAACCGCCAAGTGAATGGAAATTTGAGTTGCCTGCCACGATTACCGAAGAGACGAAACCTGATCTTATTATTGTAGCGGATTGTGTGTTGGAACATCCTCAGTTGTATGCACAATTAAGAGAGATTGCGCCTTTATTTATCGTTGAATGGGGAAGAAGAAATCATATTGATGAATTGCTTTATTTAGGGCAAGTCTTAAATCGTCAGGTGCAAGCGCAAGAATGGGTGAAACGTTATCAGTATCAAATCGAAACAGCCAGACATGAGTTAGCGTTGGAACATATTACAGAGCAGACAGTAGGTCTATATGAAATTCGAGGCGACCATCAGATTGCGATCTGGGGAGAAGGTACACGTGCAGGATATAATCTGTATCGATCGCTCAAGTTACATCCGCCGTATCCGATTCGTCATGAAGTATTTGAAGCAGGTGGATTCAAATTTATCGAAGAGCATCTATTGCCACATTATGCAGCAGATCATATGTTTGTAGTAGCGCCAGCTCAGTGGTTAGAAAATATGGAATCGATGATGCAACAACATCCAATGTGGAGTCAATTGCCTGCTGTACAAAATGGACAAATCTATGGCTTGAAATTAGAAGAGTTTGCTTATGATGATGGTCTTGCTTTAGAAAGGCAACTTCATATTCAAGTTGGTTATTTAATGCAGTAAGTTAATAGTTTAAAAGATAGATCATTTTACAGCCATGATTATAGATGAATAGACTGCATAACACTGTCTACAATGATGGCTGTCTACAATACTATTCCCAAAAGTGCAGAATGATTGCAACAATACCCCTGACAATTTCGCAAAATTTCAGTACAATCAATATAGGCACAAATATCAATAGCATAGGAACAACTATTTTTAATATTAAAGGGGATATTTAGGATGCAATTGAGAACGGTTACAGAGAACTTGGAACAATACAATACGGAGAAGATGAACCAACTACTTGTGGAAATGTATGGACAAGAACAAGTACAGTATCAGTTGGAGCGTTATCAACAACTTATGAATAACTATCATCAACAATTTGGAGATGGCAATATTCAATTATTCAGCTCTCCAGGTAGAAGTGAAATTGGTGGTAATCATACAGACCATAACTACGGTAAAGTATTGGCAACAAGTATCAATCTAGATACGATTAGTGCTGCTGTACCTGTAGATGAACCTTATATTACGATTGTGTCTGAGGGCTATAAAGATGTGTACAAAATCCATACTTCTGAATTAGAGCCTGTAGCAGGCGAAGGCGGTACACTAGCGCTTATTCGCGGAATCGTTGCTGGCTTTGTTCAATGGGGATTACATGTAGGCGGATTCAATGCTTATGTATCTACCAATGTATTAGCAGCTTCCGGGCTTAGTTCTTCAGCTTCTTTTGAAATGTTAATCACTAGCATCCTAAATACGTTCTACAATAACAGTCAAGTTGATATCGTAAATATGGCTCGAATTGGACAATATGCTGAAAATAAATTCTGGAACAAACCCTCTGGATTATTAGATCAAATGGCTTGTGCGCATGGCGGATTAATCGCAATCGATTTTATCAATCCCAAAGAACCTGCGATTCAACATGTACCGTATGATTTCAATGCACAAGGGTATGAGATGGTCATCGTGAACACAGGAGGCAACCATGCCGATCTGACTGCTGATTATGCTGCGGTACCGGAAGAAATGAAGGCGGTTGCGGAAGCGCTGGGTCATGAAGTGTGTCGTCAGATTACGCTGGAAGAAGTAT contains:
- a CDS encoding helix-turn-helix domain-containing protein, with the translated sequence MDIYQSSQRDHSFMIQPAIHPILDICKSIYSFHLTPTHAVMNKRAVFMTPLYAEYFTIIAVEKGTLTVRAIATVDTPSKDQPETWYLQAGDLLVIHPNVELQLSYSEVGFLHIITCERYELMNDYTDRMSYELSYESLPEHGAIVHPQDERLFMLIQEIAQYMNQDIDHTHVILHELLQLLSSLNDYRHHKCLNRSMQQVASYIRYASEQLLTRENVAAQTRLHPHYFSEVFKKEIGYTFSDYLAIWRMNKAKEQLLCTDHTLHHIAEQIGYSDGIYLSKKFRSFTGMTPGTFRARKGTARVASFPFAGTLLALGITPVVTALEINQYSMLIEEELSSVPIWHINKGDNQPPSEWKFELPATITEETKPDLIIVADCVLEHPQLYAQLREIAPLFIVEWGRRNHIDELLYLGQVLNRQVQAQEWVKRYQYQIETARHELALEHITEQTVGLYEIRGDHQIAIWGEGTRAGYNLYRSLKLHPPYPIRHEVFEAGGFKFIEEHLLPHYAADHMFVVAPAQWLENMESMMQQHPMWSQLPAVQNGQIYGLKLEEFAYDDGLALERQLHIQVGYLMQ
- a CDS encoding galactokinase, with the protein product MQLRTVTENLEQYNTEKMNQLLVEMYGQEQVQYQLERYQQLMNNYHQQFGDGNIQLFSSPGRSEIGGNHTDHNYGKVLATSINLDTISAAVPVDEPYITIVSEGYKDVYKIHTSELEPVAGEGGTLALIRGIVAGFVQWGLHVGGFNAYVSTNVLAASGLSSSASFEMLITSILNTFYNNSQVDIVNMARIGQYAENKFWNKPSGLLDQMACAHGGLIAIDFINPKEPAIQHVPYDFNAQGYEMVIVNTGGNHADLTADYAAVPEEMKAVAEALGHEVCRQITLEEVYSNLSSLREQTGDRAILRALHFLEENDRVDEQVKALQSNEWDHFLELITGSGNSSWKWLQNVYQDSHTREQSISIALAITEIFLKQKQAGACRVHGGGFAGVILTILPKTLVSEYTALIEKTLGTSTYIINVRQHGSICLNNHLN